The genome window TCTTTCCTTTTATAAAAGCCGCCACATGACGCATGCGGCTAAAAAACGGCCCCATTCCAAACATCATGACAAAATAAAACATCAATGCTGTCCGGTTAAGCTGCCAAGGATAACAGACTGAGGTTATAGAGGTTTTCATTTTTTCGTCGTCGGGGCTTCAGGAGTTCTTCCAGCGAGTCTGTTCCGAGGATGTTCAGTGAGGCGATTTGGAAAAGTTGCTGCACGGACAGCCCTGTTTTACTCAGGAATTTCTGGTAGGCCAGGAGCAGGTAGACGGTCAGCGCGGTATAAATCTGAATCAATACAGCATTTTCCGTGTTCCCGACAAAGCTTTTGATGCGTAGATTCTGTTTGATTTCGCGAAAAAAGAGTTCGATTTTCCAGCGTTCTTTGTAAATATCGGCGATGGTGCGGGCGGACAGGCGAAAGTGATTTGTCAGAAATTCGTAACGCTTGCCTGTTTCGGCGTCCCGGTAGCCGATGCGACGCAGGCGCAAGACTTTTCCCCGGCTGTGCTTCACTTCGATAATGTGGTCGGAAGTAACCCCGCTTGTGCGGTTCACCGGGCGGCGCTCCAGCAGTTTGTAAACAGCGTTGTCCTTCAGGCGGGTGACGAAAAAGATGCCATTTTCGAGCAGGGTCTGAAACCAGGGGTAACTGACATAGCCTTTGTCGAAGGTCACGATGGAGCCTTTGGGCAGAGAAAGACTTTTCGCCATACGGCTTTCGTGCGTTTTGGCCACATCAACGGTGACAAATGCCGGGATATGACCATCGTGGTCAAGCACTGTGTTCATTTTGACGCCGCCCTTGTTTTGGCGGAACGTGGCCCAGGGAAACAGCGACAAACACAGGCTGATGGTGGTGGCGTCCATGCTGTAAAGTTTGCATTTGAAATGAAATTTGTGTTTGGAGGCCTTGGGAACACACAGGCTGTACATGTCGGCAAATAGATCTTTGAAAAAGCCCACAGGCCGGGAGTTGTTGGCATCGGAGAAAGTGGAACGTGCAACGGGAAAAAGGCCAAAATGATACAGCCTCTTGCCGCAGGCGGCCAAACAGCGCAATCCGTCACGCATGGAGCGCCTTGCTGCAAGCTGGATAAAAGCCATGACCGTAAACTGTTCCTTAAAGCCGAATTGTCGAGAAGAACGACCTGTTTTATGCCGGGCTTCCAGTTTCTGAAAAACATGTCTGGGAATCAATGATAGCATTTGAGAAAAGAGTGTATTATGATGGCTCATGTTCAAAATCTCCTTGGGCTGCAATGGGTTATGCAACTGTTTTGTAGCATAAACCTCGGAGATTTTGAACATATTTAACGCACCTTAGCCGGACAGCATTGATAAAACATCCTGACAGCCGAACAGGATACCAGGATGTTTTAGCGTGACGGATAGAAGTGTTTTTCAGAACGGCACGTCGTCCATTCCGCTGGCTTCGGACGGAAAGGCCGGGCCCAGATCTTCCGGTTCGGGATTTCTCGGCTGCTGGCGCTGGGGCGCGCTGCCGCGTCCTCCGCCTTGCTGGCCGCCGCCATACTGTTTTCCGCCACCGGCTTGTTGCCCGCCGCCGAATTGCTGGTCCCCGCCATATTGCTGGTCCGAAGGCCCGCTCGCATAGTCGCCCTGCCCCGCCGAACCTTTACGGTCGAGGAATTGCACGCGCTGGGCCTTGATTTCCGTGGTGTATCTGTCCTGGCCCTGCTGGTCCTGCCATTTACGGGTCTGCAGGCTCCCCTCCACAAAGACGAGGCTCCCCTTGGCGAGATAGTTGGCGCAGTTTTCCGCCTGGCGCTGGAAAACCACCACCGAATGCCACTCCGTCCGGTCCACCTTGTTGCCGTCCCGGTCGGTGTAACTTTCATCCGTGGCGATGCGCAGGTTAGCCATGGGCATTCCGGAAGCGGAATACCGTAATTCGGGGTCGCGGCCCAATCTGCCGATAAGCATCACTTTGTTCAGCATGATCCTCTCCTCAGGCAGCCGCCATGCGCGCTGCCGACACGGGTGGCAGGCAAAATCGCCCGTTTTGTCCAGTTATGCCAGCTTCTCTTCCAACGAGTCCAGAGTGTCCTCGATCTGGTTGGTCGCGGTGTTCGCGGCCTGCGGCTGCCAGTCGGCAAGGGCCGCTTCCAGCGTTGCCGCGTTTTTTTCCAGCTCGCGCAACCCGGCTGCCAGTTTACTTTTGACGTCCTTGTCCCAATCGCCCAGCCGGGATTCTTCCAAAAGCCCTTGCGCGAGTTCCATCACGCCCCGACGGACGGGCTCGGCCTTCACGGGAGGGGCGAAAACCTCGGGGTTCGGCTTCCAGCCGTCCTGGAAAACCTGCCCTTTCCCGGGCCA of uncultured delta proteobacterium contains these proteins:
- the ssb gene encoding Single-stranded DNA-binding protein, giving the protein MLNKVMLIGRLGRDPELRYSASGMPMANLRIATDESYTDRDGNKVDRTEWHSVVVFQRQAENCANYLAKGSLVFVEGSLQTRKWQDQQGQDRYTTEIKAQRVQFLDRKGSAGQGDYASGPSDQQYGGDQQFGGGQQAGGGKQYGGGQQGGGRGSAPQRQQPRNPEPEDLGPAFPSEASGMDDVPF
- a CDS encoding transposase is translated as MFKISEVYATKQLHNPLQPKEILNMSHHNTLFSQMLSLIPRHVFQKLEARHKTGRSSRQFGFKEQFTVMAFIQLAARRSMRDGLRCLAACGKRLYHFGLFPVARSTFSDANNSRPVGFFKDLFADMYSLCVPKASKHKFHFKCKLYSMDATTISLCLSLFPWATFRQNKGGVKMNTVLDHDGHIPAFVTVDVAKTHESRMAKSLSLPKGSIVTFDKGYVSYPWFQTLLENGIFFVTRLKDNAVYKLLERRPVNRTSGVTSDHIIEVKHSRGKVLRLRRIGYRDAETGKRYEFLTNHFRLSARTIADIYKERWKIELFFREIKQNLRIKSFVGNTENAVLIQIYTALTVYLLLAYQKFLSKTGLSVQQLFQIASLNILGTDSLEELLKPRRRKNENLYNLSLLSLAA
- a CDS encoding conserved hypothetical protein (Evidence 4 : Homologs of previously reported genes of unknown function) gives rise to the protein MGRVLTVRLSVTTYNEEDVFRSWPRLCALAWPGKGQVFQDGWKPNPEVFAPPVKAEPVRRGVMELAQGLLEESRLGDWDKDVKSKLAAGLRELEKNAATLEAALADWQPQAANTATNQIEDTLDSLEEKLA